A region of Lycium barbarum isolate Lr01 chromosome 1, ASM1917538v2, whole genome shotgun sequence DNA encodes the following proteins:
- the LOC132636372 gene encoding squamosa promoter-binding-like protein 8, whose product MLDYDWGDQSSVMLSGEEPPNQENDQNRQFFDPYANTQAFTHENFQHFPTLQQQQQNHQFFHTQNNPHLNTTTLYDPRGAYETCYTHPAHPVLQPNTGYMVVPKSEPQYMGTGVHDFASGSRIGLNLGGRTYFSSSEDDFVNRLYRHTRAVEAGSVNTPRCQAEGCNADLKHAKHYHRRHKVCEFHSKASTVIAAGLTQRFCQQCSRFHVLSEFDNGKRSCRKRLADHNRRRRKNQQANIENTSKSQIDSTRNSSFDSLARSPPDSGAHSSSVTTAISPPRISLDCFRQRP is encoded by the exons ATGTTGGACTATGACTGGGGAGATCAATCTTCCGTTATGCTTTCCGGCGAAGAACCACCAAATCAAGAAAATGACCAAAATAGACAGTTCTTTGACCCTTATGCCAACACTCAAGCTTTCACTCATGAAAACTTTCAACATTTTCCCAcccttcaacaacaacaacaaaatcacCAATTTTTTCATACCCAAAACAACCCTCATTTGAACACTACTACACTTTATGACCCACGTGGCGCTTATGAAACCTGTTACACTCACCCCGCACACCCAGTACTGCAACCGAATACCGGTTACATGGTTGTGCCAAAAAGTGAACCCCAGTACATGGGTACTGGGGTTCACGATTTTGCGAGTGGTAGTAGAATTGGGCTGAATTTAGGTGGAAGGACTTATTTTTCTTCATCAGAAGATGATTTTGTGAATCGACTTTATCGACATACTAGGGCAGTTGAAGCTGGTTCAGTTAACACTCCCAGGTGTCAAGCTGAAGGTTGTAATGCCGATCTTAAACATGCTAAACATTACCATAGAAGACACAAAGTTTGTGAGTTTCACTCCAAAGCTTCCACTGTTATTGCTGCTGGTTTGACTCAAAGGTTCTGCCAACAGTGCAGCAG GTTCCATGTGCTGTCTGAATTTGATAACGGGAAGAGAAGTTGTAGGAAACGTTTGGCAGATCATAATAGAAGGAGGAGGAAAAACCAACAAGCAAACATAGAAAATACCAGCAAGTCTCAAATTGACAGTACCAGAAATTCCTCGTTTGACAGTCTTGCTA GGTCTCCACCTGATTCAGGAGCTCATTCTTCATCAGTGACAACAGCAATTTCTCCACCAAGAATCTCACTGGATTGTTTTAGACAAAGACCATAA